A region of the Clupea harengus chromosome 7, Ch_v2.0.2, whole genome shotgun sequence genome:
gtgaactatgaacgtgaactattcatgtttacttgtttgaactgaactttgaactggttcatgagaggtgtgaacttgtacaacactgtcagcttgtcggtcttgacgttcagatgctgtgcctaaactagctataccatcgtctcgtcacatgatcaaatagagacttgacattggaccacaacatacatattacccagcaatcatcattgaaaatctgaatatgacaaaaataccaaagaaaataagaacgtattcatttcatggaatctttttttaatagtttctatagtgtatataagataagcatatcattttgttatagagtgctactatttcccccacaaataatacctaccatgatggagataagtttgccctttcaggtggttatatagcattagacacactcttAAATATGatatcatgtgactacacctgctgcATTTATTGTCTGACTAGTGACAGCTGGTAGGAGGGTCAcatgtgtgatgagaggagggagataaacaacgaCGATTTCTAACTTACAAAGACGCTACAAAGCAACGTGTCTTCGACAAAAAAACCGCtcctccacctactgttctggcggtgaattgttttcagcacccccagccttcggggaaccataaaggcaacagaaatgctaattagtCCGTCCTATCCGTccgcccgcccatccgtaacggagtcggagtaccatactggcaccttaaAGAGTGTAAAGCAGTGCTGTGTTAGAGGCAGCACCTCTCACCTCCTGCAGTGGTGGAATTCTGGCTGCTGTGAATCTCCCAGTAAAGTGGCCTCCAGCAGGCCCAGATAAGCCTCCTCTCCGCCCTCTCAATTAGAGCTGAATTTATGAAGTGGTGGGCATTAGCCATCTGTGgtgctatttctttttttttctttctaagcACGTTTGGATGGGCTGTGGGTGTTCATGTCTtcgcgtgtgtgtttggtgtatgtACATTATTTAAGCACCTCGGCCCCTGGACTGAATGTTCTGTACCGCCCTCGAGCTGTGAGGGACAGTTTACCCACAGGCTCCCTCATTTATAATGCTGGCCAGCTGTGTGAGCCTTGCTGTGGGCTTCATGCTCTAGATTGTAGATGTCTGCCTCGTGTGGGAGTCTAGAATAGCTGATGCCTGACTTCTAGAATGTTCATGAGCTGTGTGATGTTTATGAACTTGACCTGTCTAGAATGTTAGTCAGTGGCTCATTCTATTCATGTTCTATTCAGCAGATCTTGAAGTATTCCAACTTTATTGGTTGGTCTGGGAACATGATGTGACCAAGttcattcctttcttttttacatGTGATTTGGATAAGCCAATATCTCTGGCTCATATTACCTTGTCTATGTCTGAACTGTGTTGCTACCCAAAATTGGCCTACTAACATTGTATGAAGGCTAGAAGCTTGAATTGCTAATTTTTTCAATGGTTTGAATAGAAATCTGCACATGGGTTAAACACCTTATGTATTTTCTATGGTTACACAGCCCAGTGCAATTATAGAGATATTCCTTTCTGAGAAACACATCCAAAATACAAccatgcatacatacagattCATGTTCAAATACCTACACACAGGTGGTTTACGTGCACTCTAGATACAATTTAAGTCTCGGTTtggtttgtatatgtgtgtgtctgttcaacaCACCAGGCCATGGTGACCTATTGTTAATTCCTCTGTTGGCACTACAGGTGAATGAGTGTccaagtgtgtaagtgagcTGTTGGTTCTGTGCAGGTAATCTGTAAGTCAGACGCCCCCACGGGAGACGTGCTGCTGGACGAGGCCCTGAAACACATTAAGGACACCCAGCCCCCAGAGACCGTGCAGAGCTGGATCGAGCTCCTCAGTGGTGAGCGCagcactagacacacacacacacacacacacacacgcacacttcctctctgtccttagTTTTTCCTCTCCTggcgcctcctctctctctttttcagcccCATGCTTGTGTTTGAGTCTCGACTATGTACACAGAGCTCTTTTAGGTTTGCCAAGGGTTGTTTGTCAAAATGACCATCTATAAGTGTACACCTAAAACCCCAGACAGGGGAAGTCGTTTAATTTGTGGTAATAGACAGATCCATTGGTCACTACACTTTTGGTTTGGTCACCTGTTATCACCGAAGCAGTATTTTGGGAAGTGTGTGAACTTGAAGTTGAGATGTTGCTGGTGTCAGACAGCCTTTGATCTGCAGAGGTAGCTGTTGTTGCTTTGGGCTTACGAGCTGAGCAGGAAGTGGGACTCCATGGGGAGCTTTGGGGTCAGAGGTGACTTCAAAGCatacagaggaaggagagagggcagagaaggAAGAGTAAATCTGCTGGGAATTAGACCCCAGGCTATAAATGCATTGGGAGTGGAGAGACCCTGTGATCAAGTATTAGCAAACTCGAGTATGGGAACTTGGCCACTAACAAAGTCAGCCGCGTATTAATATCAGAAGTTGAGCTTACACATGTCTCCGCCAACCTGTGACCGAGCCGCAGTATTTTTTTATGTCACTTTGAAGCTAGTGGAAACAACACTTCATCAGATTACTCAAAATGCAGTCTGCAGATTTTGCAGTTTGGTGTCTACTCTTAAAATAGATGACTTGAGAATAAACAAGCTGTTTGTGACTCTCCTGAACTGCCACTTCCAATGCCGTATAAAGGTTGTATCCAGTCAGGAGACTTGCAGAGACGGGCATCCCAATAATTTTGATTGAACGCAGGTGAAGGCTATGTTTAGCAAAAGGTGACCGTAAATGCTAACATTGCTTTCATCAGCTTTAAAGCACGTAAGTTGTTAAATTATAGATTTCTTTAATAATTAGGGGGCAGTGAACTTCAGAGTCAATTTGTCTGTCACATTGCCTgtaatctctctccatctctttttctacctcttctctttcttctcatcCCAGGTGAAACCTGGAACCCGCTGAAGCTGCACTACCAGCTGCGGAACGTGCGCGAGCGCCTGGCCAAGAACCTGGTGGAGAAGGGCGTGCTGACCACGGAAAAGCAGAACTTCCTGCTCTTCGACATGACCACGCACCCGCTCACCAACAGCCCCATCAAGCAGCGGCTCATCAAGAGGGTGCAGGAGGCCGTGCTGGAGAAGTGGGTGAACGACCCGCACCGCATGGACAAGCGGATCCTGGCGCTCATCTTCCTGGCGCATTCGTCCGACGTGCTGGAGAACGCCTTCGCACCGCTGCTGGACGACCAGTACGACCTGGCCATGAAGCGCGTGCGGCTGCTGCTGGACCTGGAGCCCGAGGGCGAGAGCATGAAGACCAACACCAACGAGCTCCTCTGGGCCGTGGTGGCCGCCTTCACCAAATGAGAGACGGCATCCTGGGGTGCCTGCTTCCCATGGGATTGGCCACAATGGAAAACCGGTTGACGttacgtgggggggggggggggggaggggaaggggaggggtggaCGGTGGACAGTAGACTTGGACTCCCCCTTTCACGTCCTCCTTGCCCCCCCTTTCCTGTCCCACCCCGACCCCAGCCTCTTGCCCAAACATTCTGAACGGGTGGATGACTCGCTTTCATTCTCTGgttttccctctcccctttgTAGATAACTCCTTCCCCCATCCCCcttcaagccccccccccccccccccccactcttgCCCTCCTTGTCTGTTCTTGATGAGATGTCACTGAAACTATCACAACTGATTTCTTTATTTTACCCCGGCtgtggggggatagagagagaagcatgCCAGTTCCTGTTGAATCAGAATGTGCAGGACCTCCGAACATTTGGGAGCCAACTAACTCgtgaactctacacacacacactgtgcagtcTTGGCCCTGCAGTGTCCTTGGACTATTCATGTGCTTAAGTAGTTTTCCCCCAGGCAATTGGGTATGACATCCCAGTATCACAAAAACGAGGAAAAAGACACATAGGGATGAGATTGGGGTTTCCAATACAGCCTGCTCAATTCAGTTGGATTGCAAAAGGTAATCCTGTCCATTGATCGCCAGCTCTAATGGAACATCGTGGTGATGAGGCTCGAGTCAAAGAAGTTCACCTACattaaaatgaattgaaaacTTTCAGTAAAGAAAGTGTCTTTGTGAACTGTAAATTcattatgaaaacaaaatattctCAAAATTCTGGATGAGTTGGATAGTTCCATTCaacaatgcatttgtgtgtagcACAACTTGAATGGCAATTTATATCAGAAACAATCAGCCAAAACTAACTATCCATGTGGCTCGCATTCATTTTTCCATCACTGTAATTAAACTAAACAAGAAGGTGGATGACCGCTTCTGGAAAAGATTCCCGGAGTACAGGACTTGCTTAGTCAAACCTTCATCTCCAGGTTACCCATTATAGTTGTAAGACCTCAGGCCGCAGACGGCCAGGACATGCGGGCACCACTTTGTCTGGCTCCAGGTTGGAGACGAGGCAAGAGTGTTTCAACCCTCTGCATTCAGCGTTCTCGATAGGGAACCCTCAGTGACCCTCTACACCGGCACCAGCCTCTCTTGATTAGAGTATCCTGTCTGAATATCCTTACCCTGggggtcagtcagtcagtcagtcaggtccTGGGTCCCCGCTGTCCCCAGCCTGAGTGCCTGAAGGCTGGCACCTGGCCCTCTGTGATGCTTCAGCTTGATGGAAACCGTTAAttggagcgagtgagagaggatgaaagaaagacaggctTAGGGGGGAGACAGCTTCAGGTCTGTGTGGTTCATGTTCTTGTACACTTCTTGTGTTGAACGTGACACTGAGGGTAGCATTCCCTTCAAGTGCTTGAGGTGGGTCACTAGTTGCTGTTCGTGTTGAGAACAGCCCGTCTGGCCAATGGCTCCATTATAATATTGACCTTTTTGTTCTCTATCATTACATGCCTCTTACACTAAGCTCTACCTCTCAAGACActttatttcttttcatgtcttcaatttgttttaatgtcacttcattctgtgtgtctctggttgGCCGGTTGTTCAAGACAAGTTGTTCAGCTGTACGCCTCTTTTAATTTACTTGGCATCAAAGGATTACCCAAAATTCGCTAATTAAAGAATAGTCAGTGGTGTACCATCTTAACGCCACGTATATATAACAGGAGGTGGAGGAACGTGTCTGAGTCGATgaatcccctctctcctcaatGTCTGACCGCATGCACGTGCCATGTCGTAGTTATGTTTTGAAACATAAACAGTTGGTCCTGGCATAGCCATCAGTGTGTTCTCAagcttaagcttctcaagctttTATCTCCTTATTTGGCTAACACAGACTGGTTGGTTATTATGTACGTACAACATGGATACGTATTGATTGGGTTGTTTTCCTACTAGGAAACAAATTtgtgacctttttttttgtttttgtttgttttgttttgtttagtcttCCCCTTTACATTTCCATGTTTGCTATGGTATGTATACCCGTCCTGAAACTTGATtcataaacaacaataaacaaaactgCACAAATAGGTATTTTTCTAAATGTGCTAATtctacattttgttttgtgtcccAAGTTTCCATACAAGTATCATGTCTGCAATTCTGTAATcggttgtgttctgtgttgagAGGTTGATCTGCACAGACTGCACAGTGAGAACTGAAGCGTGTCAACCATATTTCAAAACGACTTTGTGCGTAGCAGTTTACTTGCCTATAGCTAGCATTGCAAGCAGAGTATCCAGTAGTTCAATGGTAACCTGTCACCGGTCATATGGTTGTCATCAAACCAGCGTCCTCACATGGCAGCATTTCTATTACAGGCGTGTCTCCCAATGTTTTTGGACTTGTAAACATGTTTTATAAAGAATTTATAAGCAGAGTCTATATATACCATGTTATTTTCATGTTGCAttactttttttcttatttttttattttatctcttttattttcttaaatgcaatcaCTTGATATTACATGTCACGTTTGCTTCATTTCATTTAAACCAATAATAGATGTATTAAAGGCTTGGCTCCTACCTACTAGCTGCttttgcatatactgtatgtagcaGACGTAACAGACAGGTTGATGAGTCTATTGATTTAATTCACTTACAGCCAAGGGGAGGATGGATGTTATGATAggctaaatatatttttctttgtgtgtgtgtgtgtgtgtgtgtgtgtgtgttcagagaacCTCTGGAAAAAAATTCGAAAGATTGCTCGTAAAGGGACCCTTAATCTGTACATTTGTTTTTGCCATGAAATAAACATTCTTCTGGAAAGTGCCTAAAAACATATTGTACCATTCATCTGTCACTTTTTCTTTGTGTCATTTGATTTCTAAGTACTTGGAGCATGTCTGTTTTAATTccatgtttaattttttttttcctgaactCTACCCTTCACCTGTACCTTCTAACCCACTCTGATTCATAACCCACTCAACTGCCTTCTCAATCgctctttctgttttctttgtgtttcaTCCGTCCATCACATCACCATGACTTGGTGCCTTACGCTTGAGGCAGTGCCCAGGCTTTAGGGCAGGCAGTGCAGACCATGACTGACTCCCCGTCCTTCGTCTCCCTTCATGGAGCAGATGCTGCAGGACTTCCTGTGCGCAGCCTTTCAGAATAGACTGTTGATTATGGCTGCGGCTTCCACCTGGAAGCAGTTACAACCCCCGGCCAAAGGGCTCCTgtgacactctg
Encoded here:
- the golph3a gene encoding Golgi phosphoprotein 3 gives rise to the protein MMTSLTQRSSGLVQRRTEASRSAAADKERGSGDEDFEARRGDEQEDDDSGDSKETRLTLMEEVLLLGLKDREGYTSFWNDCISSGLRGCMLIELALRGRLHLEACGMRRKSLLGRKVICKSDAPTGDVLLDEALKHIKDTQPPETVQSWIELLSGETWNPLKLHYQLRNVRERLAKNLVEKGVLTTEKQNFLLFDMTTHPLTNSPIKQRLIKRVQEAVLEKWVNDPHRMDKRILALIFLAHSSDVLENAFAPLLDDQYDLAMKRVRLLLDLEPEGESMKTNTNELLWAVVAAFTK